From the genome of Manduca sexta isolate Smith_Timp_Sample1 unplaced genomic scaffold, JHU_Msex_v1.0 HiC_scaffold_3288, whole genome shotgun sequence, one region includes:
- the LOC115445712 gene encoding uncharacterized protein LOC115445712 translates to MILYCILLCFYNGLCMTWEFGDRNLEIHKNSVIIADFDGWMCIFQRTKYIPIEVPPCYSIINVKIEVINIISTPEVNFIEETNTVVIHYGMLQISLSKYYITVRAVKRMNCKPRKLKNIIRIPVENRGEDTCQSTEPPAKKDRSKKRYNKKHDVVVKRPWYGSYHKTQ, encoded by the exons ATGATATTGTACTGtatcttattatgtttttacaatGGATTATGCATGACATGGGAATTTGGTGATCGTAATCTAGAGATTCATAAGAACAGCGTTATTATAGCCGACTTTGATGGATGGATGTGTATTTTTCAGCGAACGAAGTACATACCAATTGAA GTACCACCATGCTACAGTATAATAAACGTGAAAATAGAAgtcataaacataatatcaacACCAGAAGTAAATTTCATAGAGGAAACCAATACAGTTGTCATTCACTACGGAATGTTGCAGATCAGTTTATCAAAGTATTACATAACTGTTAGAGCTGTGAAACGCATGAATTGCAAGCCAAGAAAACTGAAAAACATAATCCGAATTCCTGTAGAAAACAGAGGTGAAGATACATGTCAGTCTACAGAGCCTCCCGCCAAAAAAGATCGCAGCAAGAAAAGATACAACAAGAAACATGATGTAGTAGTGAAGCGTCCATGGTATGGCTCCTACCACAAGAcacaatga